The Triticum urartu cultivar G1812 chromosome 5, Tu2.1, whole genome shotgun sequence genome contains the following window.
AGAAGGCTCGGATTTCCACATGCTTTCTGTTTCTTTTTAAAAAAATCTTTTTCTTGTTTCACCGGGTTTTCTTCTTCTCTTTCTCTGTTTTTACtgagttttttcttttctttcctatTCATTGTTTTCTTCGGTTTTCCTTGTTTCTTGCTCGAGTTTTAGTaacttttctcttttctttcctttCTCTGTATTTTTCTTCGATATTGTTTCTTTCTTTCTCATTTCTCATCTGATTTCCTTTCGTTTCCCCTTGGATTTTCATTTTCTTATACATATTATATATAATACATTTTTCTATTACGCTTTTATCATTTTTTgtatacatggtcaacattttttataCACTTTTAACATTTATATTAATATTTAATATGGTTATGCCATGTTTAATATTTTTATGCAATGCTAAAAATATGTTCATGCAACTTTTCGAAAAATTGTACAACTAAAAAAATGTATGTgagattcaaaaaatgttcacgcCCTTCAGGCAAATGTACATGAAATTTTAGAGAATGTTCCAAAAGAAACTATCCGTGTAATTGAAAAGAAACGTTTCTTACCATTCAGTTTTGTTTTTTAAAATGTTCATGCATTTCACCAAAAATGTTTGTgacattaaaaaaatgtttgtcCAATATAAAATATATTAACACAAACATTTATTTCAAAtatattaatcatgtatttagAATGTTAAATGTTTATAAAAATGTGTTAGGTGTATACGGAAAATGCACAATGTGTATGATAAAAATAGACATATAATCATCTATTTGAAAAAAATGGTTATCTTGTATTTGAAATTTATTAATCATATATAAAAAAATGTCCCAGTGTATATACGTATACAAATGTAGACATGCattaaaaaaagaaaagaaaagaaacaaagcAAATCGAGTaggaaaaagaaacaaaaaaaggGGAAGAAAGCCGAAGAAAAGACAGAAgaaaatgaaagaaaaaaaatgaaggTAAACTTTGCTTTGGGTCATAGTTTTAACTAATCTGTCGTTTCAGTGTGAGCACAAAAGATAGCACATATATCAAGCAAACAAGGAAGGGGATCTTCGCCGTGTCTCATCTAATCAAGATACCTACATGTATCCGATTCATTTGCTTTCCTTTCACAGGACTATTTCACATATATTTTTGCTGTGAGTGAGCATCAAGACTTAATTTGATCAACTAATCATCCTACTGCCtttttgtttttgaaaagttCTGCAGTTAACCGACAACATAGTCAATGCACCTACATATGTTTCAACTGCACAGAATTAATATCTGAAGAGACAGGTTGTTTGATATTTTCTTCTCTTACAAATTGCTTCgatgatactccctccgttctgaaaTATATGATGTTCTAACTTTTCTATGAATtagatgtatatagacatgttttagtatgTCTTAGTCTACATATGcagtccatattgaaatatccaaaacatcttatagtttggaacggagggagtattacttTGACCTATGTCCACACTTCTATGCTTACTTTTACAACTGACTTTCCACCGTGGAGCAAACCGAGCTCCTGTTTCTCTGCCATTTTGCCGTCCCTCCCAATGCAATGCACATGCATTAGCCAATAATGTGAGCAAATTTGCAAAACACAGTAAATGTATGACAAAAAATATTCAAAATAGCCATAACAATAAACCATTAATAATTCATTTATAGCAATAACTCTTGATGTGTAATCAATGTATGCCAAACATTCCACCAGGCAGAACTACAATGTCTCCGAGAGTACAGCATATTGATGAATCATGCTCACTGTTGTAATGCACTATCCAACATCTTCACCTTTTTTCCATTGCCGAAACCCGTCATTTTCAACTTTCGGTTTTGGGAAATCTGGATCCTAAGTATGTCTTTCAAGCCAAAATAAAAAGAGAGTATGTCTTGTCTCATCTTGACACTAAATCATCATACCATGCATCTCCAGTTCTTCCCTGCATCAATTTCAGAAAGTTTAACGTCGGTCAAAAAGAATAAGGATCCGAAAACCACCCGAGAAGTTCCAGCAAAAACTAGAGAAAGTAGAAGTCCTATCCTGGTGCCATACATACCTTGTTCTATGTATGTGCAGTTGCTACATGTCCTAGTTTTCCCGGATTCAGGCAGAGCATACTACACTAGATCCTCGCTACAAAAGGCAACACCACAAAAAAAGGTCATGTCATGATTCACATAACAAAGATATCAAGAGGCATATATGTACAACAAAGGCAGAAGAAATTATATCCACACTCACCTGGCAAGCCTTGACGTCCTGGCATCCGCACAGGAGCATGCCGTTGAGCAGATCGGTGGCCAGGAACACGCCCCCTCCCTCACTTCTCTGAATTTAGTTCATTTCACAAAATATGCGCAAACATCACTAAATTTGTGTAACAACATAGTTCATAGGTTTTACTGTTTTAGAAGTCTTCATGTTATTTTTTTGAGATTAATATCTGCAGTTGTCATCTCGTGGAACACACAAGTATTTGACCCTAAAGTTTATGTATATACATATAACTATATACCTTGTAGTAGTCGACTGCGATGAAATTAGCCCATCGATTTCCGGCTGCGCTGTAGCATGTACTAGCCATGTCAGTGAGGCCCTTGTTGTGCTGCAAACATGCAGTCAGCTTCACTGGGACAGACGGGAAGTAGTTCATGAGGACCAGTGACTTGGTCTTGTCGTTGAGCGGTGCAGACTCCGCCCGGTTCGAGCACTTGCCGGCATCCATTCCATCGTCGCCATCTTCAACACAGTGAAATCAATCAATTTCAGAGCAACAATAGTTAAGATAATTAAGAACTGCAGCAGAATGTTTCATATGGAGGAAGTAGTGTCTCACAATTGTTCTCAACCATGAAATTCCACTGGTACGCGATTCCTTCTGTGTCTTGCTTCGATCTGGCAGAGGTGAACACAAGGAGACGCTGGTTGCTTGTGACCATATCGCTAACAAGAGGCCAGTCCTGACCATTCTGCGGCATTTTCGACACCGGAAACCAGTACTTTTGCAGGCCAGAGGCATTGAACACGTTCGTCAGGCCATTTGGCGCGTTAACATAGTCTTCCAGGATCAACGTAACGATTTCAGATGGGTTGGCAGAAAGAAATGCCTCAATTTCCTTGAATGTGTCCAGTGCTGGTTCCTACAATCAAGTAATAATATTATTTACAGACACTATTCTGAAACTCTATATAG
Protein-coding sequences here:
- the LOC125507079 gene encoding PI-PLC X domain-containing protein At5g67130-like, with amino-acid sequence MGAAAAALVLVMAGLLGAATANIGDKCSTSADCGAGQWCFDCEPELAGSHCVRSAATNPFQLVNNSLPFNKYAYLTTHNSFAIVGEPSHTGIPRITFDNQEDTVTDQLNNGVRALMLDTYDFKGDVWLCHSSGGKCNDFTAFEPALDTFKEIEAFLSANPSEIVTLILEDYVNAPNGLTNVFNASGLQKYWFPVSKMPQNGQDWPLVSDMVTSNQRLLVFTSARSKQDTEGIAYQWNFMVENNYGDDGMDAGKCSNRAESAPLNDKTKSLVLMNYFPSVPVKLTACLQHNKGLTDMASTCYSAAGNRWANFIAVDYYKRSEGGGVFLATDLLNGMLLCGCQDVKACQRGSSVVCSA